One window of Camelus dromedarius isolate mCamDro1 chromosome 18, mCamDro1.pat, whole genome shotgun sequence genomic DNA carries:
- the CST7 gene encoding cystatin-F, with amino-acid sequence MCPAWVLLTVCSLVLGTTGGPSQDSCSQVLHSGVKPGFPKTIKTDNPDVLRAARHSAERFNNCSNDVFLFKESRVRRALVQVVKGLKFMLDVDIGRTTCKKTGRPSLDDCDFQTNRTLQRALSCYSEVWVVPWLQSFQVPVLRCH; translated from the exons ATGTGTCCAGCCTGGGTGCTGCTGACCGTCTGCAGCCTGGTCCTGGGCACCACGGGGGGCCCTTCTCAAG ACTCTTGTTCCCAGGTCCTTCACTCAGGCGTGAAGCCAGGGTTCCCCAAGACCATCAAGACCGACAACCCAGACGTCCTCAGGGCGGCCCGACACAGCGCCGAGAGGTTCAACAACTGCTCCAACGACGTCTTCCTGTTCAAGGAGTCGCGCGTCCGCAGAGCCCTCGTCCAG GTAGTGAAAGGCCTGAAGTTCATGCTGGACGTGGACATTGGGAGAACCACCTGCAAGAAGACTGGGCGCCCGAGCCTGGATGACTGCGACTTCCAGACCAACCGCACCCTGCAGCGG GCTCTCAGCTGCTACTCGGAAGTCTGGGTGGTCCCCTGGCTCCAGAGCTTCCAGGTGCCCGTCCTCCGCTGTCACTGA